ACATTAATCATATCACTAATTTTATTAAGTGGGAAATAAACAGGTTTATGTAAGAGGATATTTGGATTCTATTCTGCCCAGCCAAGTATTCAGACAGTTCAACTCAATGGGCTTGATGTTATTGGTGGGGTTACGAAGATAAAGCTTGTCAACTAAAGGAAGAAAGACATGCTAAACCTAATTCTTTCGCCCATAAAGGAGAAACCCATCAACTACAGATAAATGTCATGACAATATTAATGTCTTGGGTGACATTAATCACTAATTTTATTAAGTGGGAAATAAACAGTTTTGTGTGAGAGGATATTTGGATTCTATTCTGCCCAGACAAGTATTCAGATAGTTCAACTCAACGGGTCCATACAACCTCTAGCTAGATCCTACTTTAAGAAGGCACTTTTTGGGCAATAACAAATTATCTTGATTATGCTTAAATTATAAGGATTTTATTACCATTAAAGTTGTAACACTCAACAACTAGATTGAAAGGGCCAGATGTATATTACTAATTGGCTTGCtgtagaagaggaagaagaagctggagaagctttttcttccaaatgctCTGCCTGTAGCAATAACTCTCTCTCTACAAAGATCTTTAATGTCTTCTTTGCATTGAGCTTGAGCCATAGCTGAAACTACAATAGACTGCAAACTTGACTTGTTAGCCAAAATTTGGCTTTGACTTTTATAGGAGGAAAACTCCTTTTGGACTTGAGAAACAACTTGATCATGATGGAATATATAACTAGAAACCTTACAGCTCCAGAGGGTCTCTTCAAAAGTGAATTAAGATCGAAGAAGCCTTTTGAGATGAACATTCTTTTTAACTGTCTCAATAATATGTCACATTTTTTAATCCTTTCGATATAAAGAATGACCttaattcacataattttataATCTAAAATTGTAAGTGATCCTTAGCCCACAAATAAGGGCTGGGCTGATCTTTGTAGGGCTGCTAAGATAGCTAGCTTAATTGCATAGAATCTCAATCAAACAAAATTCATGAATAAGAATCAGGTCAAGTCACTTTCTCTATTAGAAAGCAGTTCAAGCGAATGGGTCTTATAAGACCCTTCTTTGTGAGGCTGCTTGAACAGCCTAATTATATGAGATTTAGATTATTCAAATTTCGTagatgttaaattatcacttgtccCACAAGCTTAACCTGatatgaaaatgtaaatttaatcatttaatcgtTAATTTAACAATCCCCCTCACGTGTAAGcttaaactcccttttaataggtgaaactcaacatgtaaaatatttaatttaaatggaagcgaattgacggaatcaaggttcgatctcagaacctttggctctgatatcatgttaaataacTTGTCATCCCAAAAGGTTAAGCTGATAAGAACCACCTCCTTATTCGGTCACCCCCGAATTACTCTTTTGGCGGGATCAGCCGCTCCACAAGAACAATCACTaaactcaccatttttttttagtttttatttttttttaaaaaaaattaatttaatttataatagaaaaaaacacACACTTTTAGCATTGCTGTCAAGACTCAAGATTTAAATGAACTGTTCATATATATTCCCTCTACAATATTCTAAGAATATGAATCCGTCAAAGTTGGAATacgatttttttgaaattgagaggaacaTGTCAATATTAAAGTTTTGCCTTTCTTTTGACCCAAATAAAATTCTCTATATTTTTGAAATACTGAGGATCCTTCTCTTTCAAAGTTTCCTTTTCCCTTGGTAAGAAGCCCGAATTGAAGAATCGAATTGCCCTTCTCCCTTAAATGCTAGACcttgcatctctctctctccctctcaaacagttgaatttttatatttttgccaTATATTTCTATCTCGACACCATCATATTCCAACTGAAAGTTGTCGGCAAACGACCATTAAACATTCTTCTTATTTCCCCAGTTGACCCGTTGCTTCCACCTTAATTTATACCTAGTTTAAAACTCTGAACATATATACAACTACTACCTGAACTTGTTGAAAgatggcttatatatatatatataacaatattgCTCTATAACCCATCAGTGGGTGGAGCAACAATTTCtaagtgaaaatattaaaaatcatTCAGTAAGTTCGTCCTACGTTACATCTGGTCCTGGATCTTATTTTGTTACAGCTTAGTATCATCGATTCATAAATGATTATAGTTGTAgaaatttgtaagaaaaaaatacaaaatcagtcaaTGTAGTTTATTTGTTTCCTAATAGTCAAATTCTGTCTactgacttaatagattctGGTAGTGTGACACTTATACAtaagaaccaataaaattatgatatatGTTCTATTTAAACCAGTGTCACAGTAATGAAATTTGTTAAATATAATCAGTAGccaaaatttgactgtagggattattttttatttttttgacaaatctTAAGGAcctctgagttcattttgatatcataagaaactaagagcatgtttggaattgtgtttgagaaatagaacttttaagtcaaaagcttcatttttaagtttttgtcaaaagtgggTTGTgaccatttttaagttttttgaactCCTAAAAGagcttttagttttttttttttttttaccaaacaggtacttttttcttcaaacggactctttaagtgttaaacgcacttttagatctctcaaacgcacacccaaaaaggctctaattgtaaatcaaataaactttcccaatttgtaataaaaataaaatgtgtaGAAAAGTAGTAAAAGCATAGAATGAAGAAAGAGGTACAAGAGATTTTGGAATAAGTCTTAATTACAATCATACCCCTAtgataaatattttaagaagaaaatctCTCAAACCCAAGTCAATTTTTTTCCCACGACATACTTCATAGGAAGTCCGTACAATAGTTAAATCTTCAATTGCTTGTGAACCTACCCATTGAGACACCAACGGCTCTCCTTTATATCTTTTACATCCCTATAGTAATTTCACGAAGGTAGAGTTTTCTGAGCATTACTGGGGATTTAGATTTTAGGTATTGAACGGTTCAATACATATTTTTTCTGGaccgttcattttaaatgaaaggtTGATATCGTGCcaataatgaaaacaaaaaaacaaaagaatgtgaCGTGGGATAGTTCTGGTCCAACAGAGCTTTCTCCAAATTGAATGAGGATTTAATTTCTAGGTATTGCATGGTACAACATATATTATTTCTAAATGGTAACTCAATTGATTGGAGACTAcgtctcatgaagtggaggttactagttcaatgaaaattcataaaataaaaaataaaaaagaacggTACAACACATTTTTTCTTGGCCGTTTATTTTAAGTGAAGGATTCATATCGTGCCAAAAGTgcgaacaaaaacaaaaaacaaaagattgtgAGGTGGGTAGTTCTGGTCAAACAAAGCTTTCTCCAAATTGAGTTCTCtaatgacatgtgtcctttaaacacatgaaaaacacatacttttttaatagtaaagacaaagttaaaataaattttattaaaaaaaaaaatcatatgcatctcacatgttattaaaaaaaaaaaaaatagatacgtccccaaggggtagctcaatcagctgggaGTCACACTTCATGAAAcggaagtcattagttcgaatctcccatCCCCTCTCTTAtatggacatatcaaaaaatataaataaataaaataaatacatagcatttttataaattaaattagaagATTTCTCCGAAcaaattttgaaggaaaattttatctGTTGTGGTCCGGGTGGTTCAACTAATTAAACAGCTGGCATTATTTAAAATGCCTAGCCATAAAAATTGTGTTGCATGAGACCCTAGTCCCCTTGTATTGAGCCTCGTGGTGGCTAACCGACCGAGTACGTAAGCAATTGACAGTTGCCATTAAAACTCTCAACAAACCAGTTCCCCACAAAAACCAACGAATTCATTTCTTCTCCCACCTTTATATGACTTTGTCAGGAGCCCCCATTGCATGCATCCAATCTGAGTATCCTGAGACAAAAAAAAGTGATGGTGATGAGAATGGCATACATGATATACATTCCATGGCTCTTGGTAGCTCAGTTTCTGCTACTAGTCCCTTTAACCACAAGTAAAGTTCCAGCAATCATAGTGTTTGGAGACTCATCTGTGGATGCAGGAAACAACAACGCCATTCCGACTCTTCTCAAGAGCAATTTCAAGCCTTATGGGCGTAATTTTCCCGGCGGCCGCGCCACTGGACGGTTCTGCAACGGCCGCGTTCCGCCGGACTTCATTTCTGAGGCTTATGGGCTCAAACCATTAATACCTGCCTACTTGGATCCTGCCTACACTATAGCAGATTTTGCCACTGGAGTTTGCTTTGCTTCTGCAGGCACAGGCTATGACAATGCAACTTCTGCTGTATTAGTAAGTTTCAAACCATGATTTTTGTCTTTTCGTCAAACTTAAATCACTCTATTATTGTTACACATCTTTATGACATTGTCTGCAAAGTCCCTTCTgtcattttgtttattttataaacaGGAATACAAGGTGTTTTCCTGGTCGGAGATGaatgttatattttaaaaaaatgaaaaagaaaatgtcgacccttatttctttcacttgatttttagaaaataatatacacctaATActagaaaaacattaaaaaaaacatcaaaagaacACATAGCATTTTCCATTTATAAATggaatattttggtcatttttgctTCTTCCATTAGTGGttaacaaaagagaaatgttacacactCACACTTTTAAGTGTACACTCTCTAGcactaaaaattactattatatttatttaaaaactaacGGTGATTTTTAGTGGTACATCAGAGAATGTGAGAGTGTGAGTATGAGCACCATTTCtcttaatgaaaaatcataataGAGGAGGGAGGGAGTGATTGATCAAGGGGTCGATAGATCGGATACCcacattgtaaatttttgaaatttgaaggaTATTGAAAAGGCCGTGGTAGTTTAGGGATAGGAGATCGGTTTCCCATTAATATTCTTAAGATTCATGATtagttatcttaaaagcttaattaGCATGCATGAGAAACTAATATCCATTTTCaacttttgataatttattttgCTGCAGAATGTGATACCAATGTGGAAGGAATTGGAATACTACAAGGATTACCAAAACAAATTGAGAGCTTACCTTGGGAATGAAAAGGCTAATGAAATTTTGAGTGAGTCTATATATTTGATGAGCTTAGGAACAAACGACTTCCTAGAAAACTACTACATATTCCCAACCCGGCAGTCTCAATTCACCATCAAACAGTATCAGGATTTTCTGGTTGGCCTTTCTGGAAATTTCATTAGGGAGCTTTATGCCCTTGGAGCTCGGAAACTATCCCTCACTGGGGTTCCTCCAATGGGGTGTTTGCCACTGGAGAGACTCACAAATATAATGGGACATCATGGCTGCAATGAGGAATACAACAATGTGGCTTTGGAATTTAATGGCAAGTTGAAGGCTATGGCGAGAAGGCTGAATAAGGAGCTTCGTGGGCTCACAATAGTGCTTGCAGATGCATATCAGATTGTAGATCAAATGATTAGAAGACCTTCTTTATATGGTAAGTTTATCCTTTTGCCATCATCACTTAATTATTCGAGTTCAAATGTCGAGTCCAGATCACATTAAGATATGAGTAAAAGATTATGTAGGTCTTAACTCAACCTACTACTCTTGTATTGAATTCGGATCAAATTTatgagtcatgtcaaaaattaaacttagagaaaacatattataaatgtgatgaattaaataaaaataatattgaactAACATGATTGCGAtgttaataacaaaatttttaatttaaattttagttagGATCTATATAgacataatcaaacccaatgaTTAGATTGTTATtgggttgaaacttgaaagagaTCGACTTTATCTTAGATTCATAAttgattgaaataaaataagagactTACCATAtgataaatgttatatatacacaatttcaTTCTCACACTCTTAAATGCATAttcttttattatataaataaataaaaacgtatatttataaattaagatCGGTTCCATTTCATTTAAGGGGGTAAAAATATCCTtacaatataactaactagatattatttACTTCGTTTGAACCGGATATGATATGTTCCTATATTTATCACAAATCGAGCTGNNNNNNNNNNNNNNNNNNNNNNNNNNNNNNNNNNNNNNNNNNNNNNNNNNNNNNNNNNNNNNNNNNNNNNNNNNNNNNNNNNNNNNNNNNNNNNNNNNNNACCCTAACCCTAGCCAGTAGCCAGTATCCAGGGTTCCTTTCATTATTCATAAAGTCTTTCACACTGAAATAGGTGCATAAAAGAAGTTGGTGAGGGCTTTTATGAGAGTTTAAAGCTAACCTCACTTTTCGTTGGGAAGATATTTATATATGATGTTGTCACAGAACTACATTTAATTTGCATTTAAGAATTTGATACCTTTCTGCTTgctaattattatatatatacttcatctGTATTTTTGGCCAATCTAATTTTATGTTCAAATTAATACCCtcaacttttccttttttttttttttttttttctttcaaaaaaaaataataataaataatgtgaaattaaggtaaaatttaaaattttataaaaattttaggaGTATAAAAGGACATTTCATCTATTTTAACGTATATTTATTGCCAAAGCCTAACAAATAGGGTAAAttacatcaaatcaaaatattaaatggtaaaattgggaattttttaacttaatttaaaaatgtgttCACAAAACgcttaaaagtttaagagcCTTTACGAAGCTTCTCCAAAAATATAAGTAAAGAGATACACCTACCTCAACAGGTGGGTTTACTGCAGATTGCAGAAGACCATAGCTAGAACAGCTGGGGTCATAAAGAGGCCGCACGGCCACTTTGCAAGAACATCggctactctaattcttttttttttttttttttaattcttttttgaaaaataattaattagctcTTATCCCTTTTACaagtatttattttgtttataaaaaatgttaCGTTTTTAAGtagtttgttaatgtatttgaaaagagtaaaaaattcaaactgaatatatatagaaaacaagaatatattatatatatagttatgaATCTGGATGGTTAAATATTAATcgtaaaaattgttaaattatagcaattaattaaaaagatgttGGTTGGCAGGATTTGAGGTAGCAGGAGTGGCATGTTGTTCGACGGGGACCTTCGAGATGAGTTACCTGTGCAGCGACGACAGTCCACTTACATGCACAGATGCGAACAAGTTTGTCTTCTGGGATGCCTTCCACCCTACAGAGAAAACCAATCGCATCGTCGTGGATCATTTAATACATGGTCTTCAACAAACGTTTCGTTGATTAATTCATATATCAAAAACCAGAAAAACAAATCTATGATCAATTTCTACTGGATTTAATTTGATGATGTTCATGATATTAAATGCAtgttaatttaaatatttcatCTTTGGAAGTACCTTTTGaagagagaatatttttctgttgtgtatctttgttttttgattattatatttaaGCAATATGGTTGTTAGGTTCATATATATCCCAAGATATCAAGATTTTCTGActtttttacttatattttgtCACCTCGATCTACTTCTATCATATGCGAAATGTATAGGCCGGGTTCATGTTTTAAGTTATTCttaactttttaattaattatatatcacTTGTGATGAATACTAAATTAAGTGAAAATGTTTGagcaatttaatttgaaaataatatggAACTTTATTAGGTAGAAATCCTTATATAAAAGAGACCCACATGGCTTAAGTACAATATATGAAccatgtgtgtgtgtatatatatatatataaaagcttttaagcataattttcttacaaattgatttttaaggGTGGGTTCTACTTAAAGTTTGTATTATTTAGTTTCAAATCTAGTCACACCGTCGAGTATGAGATCGAATGGGTTGTACATTTGTGATCAAGTCATGAATCGAAGGAGgtgacctatatatatatatatatatatatataagctggATCAAAATGTCTAGGTAATTATGTATGAAGataatattaagttattaaatattgataaATTAGTGGAGCTGCCAAAAGCGAAAGGGCTATCATTGGTTCAATGTTGATAAAGTGGCTGACATGAACGTCGGCTGCAAAATATGGTGGCATGTtacaagagtaatgctacacacccTCACATTCTTTTACTCACACTCTTACGCACCCTTTTGTGGCTCTCACtttcaccattggatcaaaatctaataataatccATTCCAAATCAAATGGTGAGAGTGTGTGCCGCCTAAGGGTGTATGAGAGTAGGAGTTGAAAAGTGGGAAcatgtatagcattacttatGTTACAATCCTAAGCATCCCACGTGGCTTAAGTATAAGTTTAACTATGTGTATATTATAAGTTCTTGGGCATACTCCTCTCTTACAAGTTGGTTTTGAATGGTGagttttatctaaaatttatatttttttaataattaaatactGAAAGCTCTTATTGTAACCCACTGACAATAAATTAGTTTATGAATGGTATTTGAGATCTTCATTGTGAATTTGTCatccgtatatatatatatatatatatatatatatatatatatatatccactgAAATATTGGTGTTTaatatatgaaattacatagttgtttgaaaaaaaaaaaaaaaaaaaaaaaaaaaaaaaacagagtccAATTTTAACCTAAACAAtctagcaaaaaaacaaaagctgGAAGTTGGATATACAGTACTTTACAATAAAAAATCTTGATTTGCCttactatttgtttttattaacaGATGATATAGgaaccctcattttttttttttggtaaatacaTGGCTAGGAACTTGATTGTatttaacttatatatatatatatatatatatatatatatatatggaaaatgaaagatactttttttcaaatgggtTAATTGTTTGACTTCAtcggtttatttatttatttttttcttgattgaaATCGGGAAATTGTTACAAGGAATGATCATTTTCACTCTTGATCTGGAAGGAAGAGAGGGTAAGGGAtcctaaaaaaaacaacaaaaaaccgataaaaaaaaaaaaaaagcgtgaACTCCCCAACAATAGACCCAAAACGTAAACAATAGTgcaaaattacaaacaaacaataGGAAATGGCCGGGAGAAACAAGTGTTATGGTCCTCTTAATATGGCCACATATAGTGGTAACAAAAGCAAAAGGAGGATAGATTAATATAAACCTATTTGAACCCCActtggaaacaaaaacaaccaacGGAAGGAGGCTAAAGCGGTAAAAACACTGTTAGAGTCTGAATCAGGGACTATAGTAGAGAGGCACCAACACAAATCGGGTTACGAAAGTCTCTAATACaagataaaaccaaaaaaataattgagagaCAATAACCCACATAACACTAAAGcaacaaaacacaaacataGCTGCAAAAATACATAagaaaaccattaaaaaaaaaacaaaaaaacaaaaaaaaaaaaaccatattgtAGAAAGAACCAGAGgcaacaaaaaaacccaaactaCATCAGCAAAGGTGGGAGACAAGGCGAGGAGGTAGAACACTGAAGGAATTCTAGGAGTCCTACTTGTATATatcctacttgtgtcctactaagaatgatgtggctattaaaatcactattaggcttgtgattgatcattattgaattttgatcaaagagtgattttaatagctacattatTCTTAGTAGAATACAAATAGgtcttctagaattactcggaACACTATTGTGAGCGTGGAATGCACATGCCGGAAAGTGGGAGACACTCGCTGGTGCGTGGTGGTTCCCCTAGCGTAGAATTTGCCTGGCTTTAGCCACAATATTGCAAGTACTCCACATCAATTTAATTGCTGGTTCTAAAAATTATTGATACTTCAGCAACTCCTAATcgttttgatgtaaaataagTTTACCTATTCTTTGCACTTAATTTGTAAAGGAAAATGACGATAATTAATAGTAAAATGTTATatcaaaaactattttataatgCTTTTACGACTTCCGATGTGGTAGGGTGACATGGCATTGACACGTTAGCTTCTCAGAAAAATTACTATCATGGCACTGCACGTTagcgtaaaaaaaaaaaaattgcttagcCTCTCTTATGCAATCAAACCTTGGGGCGGTCATAAGACTCACAACTACTATTCTCATGGCTCGTAGGTGGTTGTGGCCTCCAGATTAGGTGCCCAACCACCCCTGCATAGTGGTTGAGAATGATGTCGACCGAGAGGAATTGAAGGTGGTGCAAATTgtaagagtagcattactctaattaTTAACTTGCATGATAGGGCTGCCACAGCGTCATGGGCCGCAAAATCATAAGGATCAACAGGCtaagttttttttagtttttaaaagaataagggtattataagaatataataaaaaagtagcATTTTTTGCACACTTTGATAGTTTGATATATCACTTCAGCATACTTGTTACTCTATCGAACTATTTCAAATAGGGTTGTTAGttcatggtatatatatatatatatttggtacaccttgGTAGTTTGATACATCCCTTAAGTATAAATGGAATTGTTCATGTTCATATATATCAAGATCCAAAATAGGAACTAATCGATCAAGATGTAGTCTCTATGAGAGAACCGGGTCACTTTTATGGGCTTTAGTTAAATTTTGTCACCTCAACTTTTATCATATGTGATATGTATGAGGTTCATATTTCAAGATATTCTTAAccttttcattaattatatatcagCACTTGTGATAGTCTGATAGATACTAAATTAAGTGAAAACGTTTGagcaatttaatttgaaaataatggtTTGGATTCACGGAACTTTGTTAGGTAGAAATCCTTAAATGAAATCACTATCATATTATCTTAATTGAATTATTCATTACTTTTAATGTGAGGCTTGGTAAACAGGATTTgagattttgatatatatagtaatgctagggatcatctttttatccttttttatgATAAGATTAAtttacccaattttttttttcttattttataattaaataaagaaagctCTTATTGCATATCCACTTAAATATTGGTgtttaatgagtaatgctagaaaggAAGGAATTTGGATCCcttccagttcatttgaacggGAGGGGATCCAATTCCTTTTATTTGAAGggcaaaattatcaaaaaaagaagtgaaaggaCAATTTTGTCCTTGTAAatataaccaaacaaatgaaccagAGAGATCCTTGTCCAAAAGAAAGATCTACGTCCTTGtatcatcccaaaattgatgtgacttttaaaactatcattagatcaaaattcaataatcattagattaaaattcaataatcatctatcacaaattcaatgataattttaaaaaggcaCATCAATTTTGAGAGGACACAAAGAGGACATGGGCTttccttctagcattacttgtGTTTGTTATATGAAATTAAGTACttgtttgaaaaacaaaatcccagGTCCAATTTTAACCTAagcaatcttaaaaaaaaaaaaaaaaaagaatggttaGACAACAAAAGAAGTCGAGGTTGGAACTTCAGAATAAATCAAAAAGCTAAGAGTTGGACACGTTTGTTTACAAGAAAAAATCTTGACTTGCCTACGAATTTATGTCTTTATTAACAGATGATATAGCTAATTAAGCAGGAA
This window of the Corylus avellana chromosome ca5, CavTom2PMs-1.0 genome carries:
- the LOC132181515 gene encoding GDSL esterase/lipase At2g42990-like, with the translated sequence MVMRMAYMIYIPWLLVAQFLLLVPLTTSKVPAIIVFGDSSVDAGNNNAIPTLLKSNFKPYGRNFPGGRATGRFCNGRVPPDFISEAYGLKPLIPAYLDPAYTIADFATGVCFASAGTGYDNATSAVLNVIPMWKELEYYKDYQNKLRAYLGNEKANEILSESIYLMSLGTNDFLENYYIFPTRQSQFTIKQYQDFLVGLSGNFIRELYALGARKLSLTGVPPMGCLPLERLTNIMGHHGCNEEYNNVALEFNGKLKAMARRLNKELRGLTIVLADAYQIVDQMIRRPSLYGFEVAGVACCSTGTFEMSYLCSDDSPLTCTDANKFVFWDAFHPTEKTNRIVVDHLIHGLQQTFR